TCCTATTCTTCCCTCAGCAAGAGCTCCCAAAGCACTAACAAGCTTGAAAGTAGAGCCCGGAGGATATCTTCCCCTTATAGCCTTGTTCCAAAATGGATTAGCTGGGTTATTGATAAGTTCTGAATATTTTTTAGCATCTATCTTACCTATAAAAATATTAGGGTCATACCAAGGGGAACTTACCATAGCAAGTATTTCACCAGTAGTAGGTTTAGATATTATAATAGTTCCAACCTGCCCTCTAAGAAGCTCTTCTGCATCCTTTTGTATTTTAGAATCTATACTAAGTATTAATTTTTTACCCGGTATTGGTTTTCCAACTGCAGGAGTGATAGTTTCTTTTACTCTGTTTCTTGAATCCACTATCCACTGCTCATAACCGTCTATTCCTCTAAGCTCTTTATCATAATACTGCTCAACACCCTCCTTACCAATAACGCTGTCTCTTCTATAACCTTCTATTCTCTTGCTTTCATATTCTTCCTGTGAAATATTACCTATATAGCCCAATATATGCGTCATAGTTTCACCAAGCGGATAATTTCTTATAGATTTACTTCCATAATATACACCCGGAAAATCTTCAGAACGCTCTGCCAAATAACTCATTTGAGACATAGTAATATTATCAGATATCTCTACAGAATCATAACTGTTTTTAGAAACTTTAGATAAACTTTCTTTTATAGAACCTAAATCTATATTAAATAATTTAGATACCCTATATAAGAGCTCCTCTCTTTCAAAATAATTCTTAGGCAAATAAACAGGTATAATATACATAGTGTAGATTTTTATATTTTCTGCCACAATAACACCGTTTCTATCGAATATCTCTCCCCTATAGGCATCTATTGGTATTATTTGCTCTTTATTGTTTCTTGCTAAACTATCATAATGAGAGTTTAAAATTATTTGCAAATAAAATAGTCTAATAATAAGCATAGCCGATATTAATACAGAAATAATTAATACTACTATTAGCTTTCTTTTATATTTAAAATCTTCACCTTCGATTTTTTTATCTTTATTTAATTCAATTTCTAAAAAAGTCATATAAAAAAATCCTTATAAAATTTTTTATACTATTATTAATAACGGTATTTATCAATTAAATTTAAGCAAATAAAAAATTTAAAAGGTATATGCAAAAACTATATTTTACATATACCTTAAAATTTACTTAATTATTCTTTTTCATTAGACCAATTTTCTCTTGGTTCTTCTTTATCTTGCGGAGGCTGTTTTCCTGTATTTAAATAATCAATAGCAGATTTAAGCTGCTTATCATATCTAAGATCAACTATCTCATTATAATTGCCCAAATTACGTTCATTATATATCAGCCTCTCAAGCAAATAATCGCTAGCAATTATATTTTGATTTTTAAGTTGTTCTTTAAATTGAGGTAAAGCATTTTCATCAGCCTCTTCTTTCGGATATTTTTTTACATATTCTGCAATCTGTCCGCCTTTTCTAAGTTCTGTTAATGCTATTACATCTGTATTACTTAATTTAGGTTCAACAACAACAAAATCTGGAGTTAATCCTTTACCATGAAGTCTTCTTCCATTAGGTGTATAATAATGTGCTACTGTAAACTTAAATGCTGTATTATCTTTTACATCTAAAGGCAACACATACTGTACACTAAACTTACCAAATGTAGTTTCACCTAACAATTTTGCTCTATTATTATCCTGTAAAGCTCCAGCCAAAATCTCTGAGGCAGAAGCACTATATTGATTAACAAGAACTATCATATCGCCATCTACCCATTGATCGCCTTTCACAGTAGCATAATAGTCTTGATTTTCATTTTTAGTTCTTCCTCTTGTATAAACTATTTTACCATCAGACAAGAACTCTTCTACAATATTAATAGCTGTATCTAATCTTCCGCCCGGATTATTTCTCAAATCTAATATAAGCTTTGTCATACCTTTCTTTTTAAGATCAACTAAAGCATTTTCTAATTCTCTTGAAGTATCATCTCCAAAGTTTGTTATTCTAATATATCCTATAGTACTGTCTTCCAACATTTTGTATTTTACGCTTTTTATTTCAACTATAGCTCTAGTTAAAGTATATTCTATAGGCTCAACTACGCCCTGTCTTACTATTTTTAATTTTACTTTAGTGCCAGCTTTTCCACGCATAATATTAGCAGCATTATCTACAGACATATCTTTAGTGCTTTCACCATTTATCTCTATAATAATGTCTCCCGGCAATATTCCAGCCCTCTCACCCGGACCATCTTCTATAGGAGCTACAACCAAAAGGCCTCTATCTGGCTGCTTTGATATAGATAAACCAACTCCGCCATATCTTCCAGACATCTCTGTGCTAAGTGCTTCATTTAATTTCTCATCAAGCAAAAATGTAAATGGGTCATCGGTAGCTTCAAGCATACCTTTTATAGCACCATACATTAGTTTTTTGGTAGTAACATTATTGGTATCAACAAAGTTCTGCTGTAATGTAGCAAAAACTTTTTGGAATAATCTACTATAATAATAAAAATCATTATCTGATTGTGCCATACCCTGCTGTGCTATTGCTATTGAAGGACTCTTAAAATTAAAAAATGATATAGCTAAAACAAATATTAAAAGAAATATCCATAATGCTCTCTCTTTGTTTTTCATCATATTTTGTAACCTCTATTTTTAATAAATATAAAATTATTTATTCAATTTTCTCTATAATATAATTGTTATTATAACATAAATGTAAAAAAAAGAATATACATATTAATATTATTTTATATATATATTTACATATATTAACAAATAAAATTTATAACAAAAAATCCGATATGCAAACTAATTATGGAAAATAAAAATCGTTTTATAATTTTTTCTACAGTTATTATTGTATTAATTATAATATCATTTTCTTCTTTAATGATAACAGCAAATGACAATATTAGTAAAGATATAAATTTTAAAAAAATAAATACTAATCAAAATAATTATGTAAGCAATAAAAAAGAAAATAAAAAAATTAAAATATTAATAGACCCCGGTCATAATGCTGTTACAAAAGGTGCTGTAGGTTTTTTGGGATATGAATATTACATGACTTTAAGACTTGCAAATCAGCTTACAGCAATACTAGATAAAGACGATAGATTTGAATATACACTAAGCAGAACTGGTGCTTATTATGATAAACATATAAAAGAATATATAACAAATAATTATCAAAAATTATTAGGTATATACAACACAGAATTAGAAGAAACTGAGAGAGTTGGAAATTTAACAAGATATCAAACTATGGAACTATACGCTATTAGACATTATGCCATAGACAATAATTTTGATGCTTTGATAAGTTTACACTTTGATTATATGCCATATATAAAAAGAAGAGAAAAAACAGAAGGATTTCATGTTATAGTAAGTCCATACAATGGAGAGTTTCAAACTTCTATGCAAATTGCCAATAAAATATCTGAAAGAATGCAAGAAAGCTATAAAATATCTCCTGTCATAGCAATAGATAATATACTTCCAGACAATGTTTGGAGATTCTACAATAAAGAAGATTTATTAAACAAAGGTATCACTTTAAGAGGATTAGTTTTATTAGGTGATAGCTTTGAATATGAATACAATAAACAAACATTCAAAAAAGATGTACCTTCTGTTATGATAGAATCTGGCTTTATACATGATTGGAAACTAGGAAGCACTAAAGCATTAAGCAATATATCAGATAAAATATATCAAGCTTTAGTAGATGTTTACTGCAATTAATTCTTAAAGAACATAGCAGCACAGCCTAACACACCAGCATCATTTCCCAAAGAAGCAGGTTTTATTTCAAGGTTACTTACCATCATTCTAAGCCCATAATTATTAACACCTCTTTTAATATGCTCTATCATCATATCAAAATCCTTACAAAGACCACCGCCTATAAGAACCAAATCCAAATCAAGCATATTTAAAGCCTGTGCTATAGACATACCTAAATAATAAGAGCATTCTGCAATAGTTTCTTTAGCAAGAAGGTCGCCTTTTTTAGCTGCATCAAATATAGCCTTAGCTTTATTCTTTTCCAATTCTTCATAAGTTAAAGTAGTAGGAACAACATTTTTATGAATTTTTTGCTTAGCCATAGCAATAAAACCAGTAGCAGAAGCATAACGCTCTATACAACCGCTTGAACCGCAATTACATTTATCTCCATCAGGAACCACAAATACATGCCCAATTTCTCCAGCTCCGCCTAAAGAACCAGTAAACAATTTCCCATTAAGCACAAATCCGCCTCCAACTCCTGTACCAAGTGTAACAAACATCACAGATTTATATTCTTTATCTTTACCGCTTCCATATTTTGCCTCACCTAACGCCGCCATACTAGCATCATTTGCAGTTTTTACAGGTAAATCAAATAAATCTCCTATATCAGAAAACTTAATACCCTTCAAACCGGGAACATTTTCTGCCCCACCCATATGAAGTGTTTCAGAGTTCATAACTCCCGGACAATCTAAACCAATACCTATAGCATTATATTCTGAAGGCATGTTCTCTAAAAGCTTTTTTATTATATTTGATATATTTGTTTTATGTTCTTCAGAGGTAAATTTTGCTTCTATATTAAAATTATCTTTATATAAAATATTTCCCTCTTCATTAATGATAGCACCTTTTATTGAAGTGCCTCCTATATCTAAAGCTATAACAGCATCTTTCATTGTTTATATGCCTCCATAATTTTATAATATCATTTTAGTATTAAGATAAAAAATTGTCAATGATTAATACACTTATAAAATTAATAAACAATAATTTATTTATCATTTATAAAAATATTATATATTTTAACAAAAATAAACTTAATATAACAGTGGTAATATAAAACATATTTTTCACAATTTTATTGATTTATAACTTTTTTATGTTATAATTCCAAAAATTCATATAAAATCTTTTTTCATTAAAAAACAATAATTTAATAATATTATTATATAAATATAAAAAATTACTATATATAAATGGAGAATACAAAATGTCTGATGAAAACATTAGTCTAAATCTTAGTGATGATGAAGACAAATTAGATTATTTATATTTAAAATATAGTAATAATGATATTGAAAAACTTAATAATAGTATAAAAGAATTAGAGAAAAACTTCCCTAATATTTTTTATGGTATAAAAAATAATGATGAAAAATTAAATTATTTATTAAAAGAATGTTTTTGGGAAGGTTATAATAATACTTATTATTTTACAAATGCCTCTCATACTTATACGAATAAAAAAGGAGAAAAAAAAGAATTAAGAAAATTATATTTAAGACCTCAAAAAGGCAGGTTTTTAGAAGATAATATCAGTGATGATTTAACTTTATCTTTCAGAGGATATGTAAGCGTAGGATTCTTTGTTATAAATGAAATAGTTATTATAGGGAACTATGATGGATGTAAGAAAATTGAAACAGAAATAGATGTTACTCCTTATCATACTAATATTCCTCCAAGATATAGAGGAGAATATTTAAATGAATTGATTAACTATACTATGGATAAATCTATTGCCAAACATTTAAATAAAAATCTTGAAAATTGGAGTAATTATTTAGATTGGAGAAAAGAGCTTGTAAAAATAAGATTAGCTGGAATAAAATATTTTAATTTCTATTTTGATGAAGATAAACAGTATATTATATTTCATTTGGTAGCCCGTTCAAAAAATGATTTTGATAAAATAAGAAAATATTTTAGAAGAGAAAATATAAAAGTATTTGATAATGAATATTCATCAAATGAATGGATATTTAAATTTAATGAAAAAAGTAGAAAGAATAGAGATGCTATACCTTTGGGAAGATATGTAGGAATAATAAAAGAGATGAATTACAACATATCTCAAGAAGATATAGCAGAGTTAAACAAAGTAAAAGAAAAAAATAAAGAAAAAGGAATTAATGGATTTGATTTTAATATAATAGATGAAGATATAAAAGAAAATATAGAATCCATTTCTGATAATCCGTATTTAATAGAAATGGCATTTGAAATAGAAGAAAGTATTTTAGATGAATTAAAAGATAAAGTTAAAGATGATGTTTTAGATAAAAAATTAGTAAAGGCTTATGTTGAAGAAAAGATATTCAATAAATTAAAAAAAGATGGATTTTTAGCATTATCTGCTGTGGGTGATTTTGTATTATTAAGAAGACTTCAATCTGCAATAGCAAGATTAAGAAGAGATGAAAGCTATTGTCCTAATCTTCCTTTATGGCTATTCAATATAAAGAGTGCAGAAATACCAAATATTAAAAATGTAAAAATAGATACATGGCTAAATAAGGACATAGAAAACAATAGAGAACAAAAGATGGCTGTAATAAAAATGCTTGCCGCTAAAGATGTTTGTTTAATACAAGGTCCTCCGGGTACTGGTAAGACTACAGTAATAGCTGAGGCGATATATCAATTTGTTTCAAGGGGTGAAAGAGTATTAATAGCATCTCAAACTAATTTAGCAGTTGACAATGCTTTAGAAAGACTTGCAAAAGAGCCTATTATAAGAGCTATAAGACTTAATGCACAAAAAAGTACAGAAGATATAGAACATATGACAGAAGATAAAGCATTAAATTACTTTTTTAAAAATATAGCTGATAAGTTAGATTCTAATTATTTAAATAAATGGGAAAATAATGAAAGAATAATAAATAATTTAGATAAATACTTGAGAGATATAAATCAGTATATAGAAAGAATTAAACAATATACGAATAAATTGAATAGTTTAAGAGAAGAAAAAGAAAAATTGCATAATGATATAGATGCTTTTAATGAAGAAATTCACCGTATAAAAAATAAAAATAGTAATTTAAATAGAATAAAAAATCAGATAAATCTTTTCAATGAATTTATAAAAGAAAATAATGACATAGAAATTATACTTCCTAAAGATTATATTAATTTAATATTAGATAATATAAATGATAAAATGCATTCTTTAGAAAACATAAAAATTGATATTCTTAATCTCAATACAGACAATATGCAAGAAGAAATACTTACAAAAGGAATAAAAGAGATTTATAAAAATATTAATTATTTTTATAATATGAAGAAAGATGTAGAATCTTCCAGCAATATTGAAAAATCTCATGAAGTACTTCTTTTAGATAGCGAAATAAAGGTAATAGAAGATAAAATAAGAGATAAAAATACATCTGAAGAAGAAGCTATAAAATTAATCCCAAAACTTAAAAAATTACAAAAAGAAAAGTCTAATCATAAAACAAGTAGTTTTGAACTAAAAGAAACTTATAAAGATTTATTAGATGATAGTATAATAAATGAATATAAAAATTCTAATAATACTAGTGTTATAAAAGAATGTATAAATAAAAATATTTCAAAAATAGATGAAATAAAAAAATTTTTTGATAATATAGAAGAATGTTCTAATACTTATAAAGATTCATTAAAAGTTGAAGATACAAAAGAATTAGAAAATCAGTTAAAAACTTCTGAGGGCAGAATAAGAATTATAGATGAAGAAGAAGCTAATTTAACAAAAAGCTTAAATGAAGATAATAAAAAAATAAATGATATAAAAAAAGAAAATGATATTTCTGATGAAAAGCCTAATGATGAAATTTATAATATATTATTATCAAAAAAAGAAGAAATTTCTAAAAGCATAGAAGAAGATAAAGATATAAGAGATAATTTTGAAAATATTATTAAAAGATTTAAAGATAAGTTAGAAAATGCGGATATAAAATATGAAAATTCATTTTTTAAAGATAAATATATAAACTCATGTAATGTTGTAGGTATTTCTTGCACAGAAAACACAAGGATTCTTGAAGATAAAGGCTTTAATTATTTTGATGTAGTTATTATAGATGAGGTTAGTAAAGCAACACCTGCTGAGTTATTAATACCAATGCTCAAATCAAAAAAGGTAATACTTGTAGGAGACCATAGACAGCTCCCTCCTCTTTTTGGAGAGTACGAAAAATCATATAAAGAAATTATTGATACTATAGAAGATACTGAAGAAAATAAGGAAATAAGAAATATACTAACAGAAGAAAATTTCAATAAATTTGAAAAGATGGTAACTTCTTCAATATTTAAAGAATATTTTGAAAAAGCACCTGAGGAAATAAAGCATTCATTATTAACTCAATTTAGAATGCATACTGATATAATGAATATTATAAATAGATTCTATGAAGGAAAATTAGAATCAGGAATAAAAGATAAAGAAAATATAATTAAAGACCATAAATTAGAAATAAAAAGAACAGATAATTTACCTTTTATATCTAGAAATAAACATGCCTATTGGATAGATTCATCTTCAATAAAAACATCAGACAATAAATATGAAAATATATATGAATCTACCTACAAAAACAGCACTTCTTATTCTAATATATTAGAAATAAATATTATAATAGAGTTATTAAAAAAAATAGCTAATGCATATAAAAAATTAAATTTAGAAGAAAGACCTACAATAGGAGTAATAAGTTTATATCAGCTTCAAGTGAATAAACTTAGAAATATACTGAAAGAAGAAAGAAGAAAAGGCACTGATTTTTCGTCTATATATATAGATATCAATACGGTTGATAAATTTCAAGGTAAAGAAAAAGAAATAGTAATAGTGAGTTTAGTAAGAAATCCTCAAACAGGAAAATCAAAATCTAAACATATCACTGCTTTTGAAAGGGTGAATGTTGCTTTTTCAAGGGCTCAGAAAGCTTTAATAATAGTAGGAGCCAAAACATTGTATGAAAAATTAGATGTGGAACTTCCTAATATGGATAGAGAAGGAAAAGAAAATAAAAAAGTATATAAAGGAATAATAGCTGATTTAATTTATAAAGACTGTTTATTTTATAGCGATTGTGTAATATCGTATAAAAAAGCAGAAAATATTTTAAAAGAATACAATAATAATAAAATGGATAATTAATAATGAAAATAGCAAATATATCTTTTTCAAGACCATATATAAAATTTGATTCTATTGTTAATCATTTTACATCAAGAAAATCTATAATAATGGAATGGATTATATTAGAGTTATTAATACATAAATACGATGAAAAATATAATGAAAAATCTCTAAAAGAAATAATTGAAAATTTTCTATGTATACCAGATTCAGATTTACTTGTAAAAGAGTCTTTAATAGAATTGTTTAATATGAAAGCCATAGAAACAGATGATATATTTATAAACGAGAATATCTCTTTAAATGATATAAAATTATCTCAAATCAAAATTTCAGAAACAGGAAGAAAATTACAAAGTGAAGGATTATTACCGGGAGAAGATGGAAATGAAAGAGTTTCTTTTCTTTCTGATGTATTAGAAAATAAACTTGAATTATTTAACGATAATAAATTAGATAAAACTCCAAAAGGCATAAAATTAGTAGATTTTGACAAAGATGACGATTTAGAAAATGATTTAGATGATGAATATGATTATAATGATGACTTTGATGACGATGATTTCGATGATGAGAATAACTCAAACGAAGAAGATGAACTAGAAAATGATGATAATTCAAAGATAATATTTGATTATAATAGAGCAAAAGAAATCATAGAAAGCTATAAAGATAAAAATAAATTTCCTTGGCTTCAGGCTACATCGGAAATAAAAGATATAAAAAGAGGAATATATACTATACTTTGGAAAAACTTTAACAATGAAATTAATTTGCTTGAAAATGGAAAAATAGAGTTAAAAGATAGAAAGGAAGACCAAAATATTAACAAAATAGTAATTGAAAATATAAATAAAATATTTACAAATAATTATGATTTTAAATTAAATGACTTTAATTACAGCAAATTTTCAAATTTACTCAATATATATACATTAGATAAAATAAATGAACAATTAAAAAAAATATTAAAAAACAAAGACTATATTATAATAAATAAAAAATTATATAAAGATGAAATTAAAACTGATGCTAATTTGGTATTAGTATATGGAGATGATAGTTTCAATATAGATATAAATAATAAAAAAATATATATTAGTATGAATGAGGATATGCCTTTAGAAAATTGCATAGCATTAAATAAAGATAAAACTAATATAAATATAGCAAATTTTAATGTATATAATGATTTTGGAAATGGGAATATTGTTTTAGGATATGCTGTTAATAATAATCATAGTAATTTGACTTCAATAATAAAAGAGATTATCAATAAGTATCAGGAGAGAGATAAAAGAATATTATTGATAAATTTGTTTATAGGAGGAGTTGATGAATTTAGAAATAATATGCTAGAAATATTTAACAGCAAAGAAGATTTTAATGAAGCTTTTGAGTTTTTATATGATATTACAGAGCAAGCAAAACAAATAAATATTAAAGATGATAATATAGAAAAAATTATTAATTATATACTTTCATATAATAAAAAAGCTAATAGTATAAAGAATATAAACACACTTATAGAATATTTAAAAGAGATATA
The genomic region above belongs to Brachyspira sp. SAP_772 and contains:
- a CDS encoding N-acetylmuramoyl-L-alanine amidase → MENKNRFIIFSTVIIVLIIISFSSLMITANDNISKDINFKKINTNQNNYVSNKKENKKIKILIDPGHNAVTKGAVGFLGYEYYMTLRLANQLTAILDKDDRFEYTLSRTGAYYDKHIKEYITNNYQKLLGIYNTELEETERVGNLTRYQTMELYAIRHYAIDNNFDALISLHFDYMPYIKRREKTEGFHVIVSPYNGEFQTSMQIANKISERMQESYKISPVIAIDNILPDNVWRFYNKEDLLNKGITLRGLVLLGDSFEYEYNKQTFKKDVPSVMIESGFIHDWKLGSTKALSNISDKIYQALVDVYCN
- a CDS encoding ROK family protein, with the protein product MKDAVIALDIGGTSIKGAIINEEGNILYKDNFNIEAKFTSEEHKTNISNIIKKLLENMPSEYNAIGIGLDCPGVMNSETLHMGGAENVPGLKGIKFSDIGDLFDLPVKTANDASMAALGEAKYGSGKDKEYKSVMFVTLGTGVGGGFVLNGKLFTGSLGGAGEIGHVFVVPDGDKCNCGSSGCIERYASATGFIAMAKQKIHKNVVPTTLTYEELEKNKAKAIFDAAKKGDLLAKETIAECSYYLGMSIAQALNMLDLDLVLIGGGLCKDFDMMIEHIKRGVNNYGLRMMVSNLEIKPASLGNDAGVLGCAAMFFKN
- a CDS encoding AAA domain-containing protein, translated to MSDENISLNLSDDEDKLDYLYLKYSNNDIEKLNNSIKELEKNFPNIFYGIKNNDEKLNYLLKECFWEGYNNTYYFTNASHTYTNKKGEKKELRKLYLRPQKGRFLEDNISDDLTLSFRGYVSVGFFVINEIVIIGNYDGCKKIETEIDVTPYHTNIPPRYRGEYLNELINYTMDKSIAKHLNKNLENWSNYLDWRKELVKIRLAGIKYFNFYFDEDKQYIIFHLVARSKNDFDKIRKYFRRENIKVFDNEYSSNEWIFKFNEKSRKNRDAIPLGRYVGIIKEMNYNISQEDIAELNKVKEKNKEKGINGFDFNIIDEDIKENIESISDNPYLIEMAFEIEESILDELKDKVKDDVLDKKLVKAYVEEKIFNKLKKDGFLALSAVGDFVLLRRLQSAIARLRRDESYCPNLPLWLFNIKSAEIPNIKNVKIDTWLNKDIENNREQKMAVIKMLAAKDVCLIQGPPGTGKTTVIAEAIYQFVSRGERVLIASQTNLAVDNALERLAKEPIIRAIRLNAQKSTEDIEHMTEDKALNYFFKNIADKLDSNYLNKWENNERIINNLDKYLRDINQYIERIKQYTNKLNSLREEKEKLHNDIDAFNEEIHRIKNKNSNLNRIKNQINLFNEFIKENNDIEIILPKDYINLILDNINDKMHSLENIKIDILNLNTDNMQEEILTKGIKEIYKNINYFYNMKKDVESSSNIEKSHEVLLLDSEIKVIEDKIRDKNTSEEEAIKLIPKLKKLQKEKSNHKTSSFELKETYKDLLDDSIINEYKNSNNTSVIKECINKNISKIDEIKKFFDNIEECSNTYKDSLKVEDTKELENQLKTSEGRIRIIDEEEANLTKSLNEDNKKINDIKKENDISDEKPNDEIYNILLSKKEEISKSIEEDKDIRDNFENIIKRFKDKLENADIKYENSFFKDKYINSCNVVGISCTENTRILEDKGFNYFDVVIIDEVSKATPAELLIPMLKSKKVILVGDHRQLPPLFGEYEKSYKEIIDTIEDTEENKEIRNILTEENFNKFEKMVTSSIFKEYFEKAPEEIKHSLLTQFRMHTDIMNIINRFYEGKLESGIKDKENIIKDHKLEIKRTDNLPFISRNKHAYWIDSSSIKTSDNKYENIYESTYKNSTSYSNILEINIIIELLKKIANAYKKLNLEERPTIGVISLYQLQVNKLRNILKEERRKGTDFSSIYIDINTVDKFQGKEKEIVIVSLVRNPQTGKSKSKHITAFERVNVAFSRAQKALIIVGAKTLYEKLDVELPNMDREGKENKKVYKGIIADLIYKDCLFYSDCVISYKKAENILKEYNNNKMDN
- the mrdA gene encoding penicillin-binding protein 2, which translates into the protein MTFLEIELNKDKKIEGEDFKYKRKLIVVLIISVLISAMLIIRLFYLQIILNSHYDSLARNNKEQIIPIDAYRGEIFDRNGVIVAENIKIYTMYIIPVYLPKNYFEREELLYRVSKLFNIDLGSIKESLSKVSKNSYDSVEISDNITMSQMSYLAERSEDFPGVYYGSKSIRNYPLGETMTHILGYIGNISQEEYESKRIEGYRRDSVIGKEGVEQYYDKELRGIDGYEQWIVDSRNRVKETITPAVGKPIPGKKLILSIDSKIQKDAEELLRGQVGTIIISKPTTGEILAMVSSPWYDPNIFIGKIDAKKYSELINNPANPFWNKAIRGRYPPGSTFKLVSALGALAEGRIGAYTTRFCAGGMLLENRFYRCTGHHGYVNMYKAIQFSCNTYFYNLAYELGPNFIKKYAELLGFGELTGIDLPGEKIGTVPSSEWKRRKIGEYWWDGDTLQYAIGQGYMSATPIAVHMATSAIINDGIMYRPHVVKEIRSSQTDEVIYNNDKIVMKKIDISKDIFTVIKEGMRMAVSGGTARNGAWSPNIKLAAKTSTAQNAQGKDHTWITIYGPYNQRPKDDMIAVTVMLENSGGGGGSTAGPIATAMLRSIIDGDDAIQARNSIYGRMQSIYRQIRMAREQQALENAQNAENTENAENNENTENNINTQEDNRIQYE
- a CDS encoding S41 family peptidase, whose product is MMKNKERALWIFLLIFVLAISFFNFKSPSIAIAQQGMAQSDNDFYYYSRLFQKVFATLQQNFVDTNNVTTKKLMYGAIKGMLEATDDPFTFLLDEKLNEALSTEMSGRYGGVGLSISKQPDRGLLVVAPIEDGPGERAGILPGDIIIEINGESTKDMSVDNAANIMRGKAGTKVKLKIVRQGVVEPIEYTLTRAIVEIKSVKYKMLEDSTIGYIRITNFGDDTSRELENALVDLKKKGMTKLILDLRNNPGGRLDTAINIVEEFLSDGKIVYTRGRTKNENQDYYATVKGDQWVDGDMIVLVNQYSASASEILAGALQDNNRAKLLGETTFGKFSVQYVLPLDVKDNTAFKFTVAHYYTPNGRRLHGKGLTPDFVVVEPKLSNTDVIALTELRKGGQIAEYVKKYPKEEADENALPQFKEQLKNQNIIASDYLLERLIYNERNLGNYNEIVDLRYDKQLKSAIDYLNTGKQPPQDKEEPRENWSNEKE